In Cloacibacterium caeni, a single window of DNA contains:
- a CDS encoding M23 family metallopeptidase yields the protein MKTIEKYFITVLILSFQIAVFGQFNTLTPTLSKKTESAKATEQVKEEDNPKPKKEKKSWKEIFSIIKKADLKKELDSLKTLFKETSSANNKKWNRQKMQDSLILVAQTKMLIHSQNSNNQLPQYNFVNEPEQVNFSKIVMPLNREISITSPYGIRTHPIFGASKFHNGIDLIANYENVYSVLDGKVTETGWDSNGGGNYIKIKHFDRFETAYLHLSEIYYRVGEFVNTGFIIAKSGNSGNSTGPHLHFSVKEFGQNINPTHFLNDLIKVNQLIATHYAK from the coding sequence ATGAAAACCATAGAAAAATATTTTATAACCGTATTGATATTGTCCTTTCAGATAGCAGTTTTCGGGCAGTTCAATACACTAACACCTACACTGTCGAAGAAAACGGAATCTGCAAAAGCAACAGAGCAAGTAAAAGAAGAGGACAATCCAAAGCCAAAAAAAGAAAAAAAATCTTGGAAAGAGATTTTTAGCATTATCAAAAAAGCTGACCTGAAAAAAGAACTAGATTCTTTGAAAACATTGTTTAAAGAAACTTCATCCGCCAACAACAAAAAATGGAATAGACAAAAAATGCAGGATTCCCTGATTTTAGTTGCTCAAACTAAAATGCTCATTCATTCTCAGAACAGTAATAATCAGTTGCCTCAATACAATTTTGTAAATGAGCCAGAACAAGTCAATTTTTCCAAAATCGTAATGCCATTGAATAGAGAAATCTCCATCACATCACCTTATGGAATAAGGACTCATCCGATTTTTGGAGCCTCTAAATTTCATAATGGAATTGACTTGATTGCGAATTATGAAAATGTCTATTCGGTTCTGGACGGGAAAGTCACTGAAACAGGATGGGACAGTAATGGTGGTGGAAATTACATCAAAATAAAACACTTTGACCGTTTTGAAACCGCTTATCTCCATCTTTCCGAAATTTATTATCGTGTCGGAGAGTTTGTAAATACTGGTTTTATTATCGCCAAAAGCGGAAATTCTGGAAATTCTACAGGGCCGCATCTGCACTTTTCCGTGAAAGAATTTGGACAAAATATCAACCCTACCCATTTTTTAAATGACCTTATAAAAGTAAACCAATTAATCGCTACCCATTATGCAAAATGA
- the traM gene encoding conjugative transposon protein TraM, with amino-acid sequence MKKLDFKQKKYVLPLLALPFLMLFVYVGAQFTKEDTSEKDQPKELSLSLGETQDSIMTKNDAYDAFFKKDDNRTMLESLDKEEDSLYNYDDQLSLAQKRKIDSLKAVSSRQNQYREKGNPSSYYNPNSSQREDKDYQRSSEIIRMLNDKSYGKQENGYDSESSKVTSKNEPQDPVKYLKQQMLVMDSLEKARDPEYQSKLAAEQKLKTNKEKMNEFLNSTFNVSKSGINNDFNAFYKEKENSFIKAVIDENNKGFLGSRIRFRLLEDIFVSNRKISKGSILYGQISGFSMQRVDLNIVSVFTKGEIFPVNLSIYDVDGMKGLYVPQSVFRDMIREMGSNSIQGTQMDMGGQGFFTSLGSKLFTSTSKSITNLIKTNKAKLKYNSYVFLIDEKQLKDSQNQQKIK; translated from the coding sequence ATGAAAAAACTAGATTTTAAACAAAAAAAATATGTTTTGCCTCTTTTAGCATTGCCTTTTCTGATGCTATTTGTCTATGTAGGAGCACAATTTACCAAAGAAGACACATCGGAAAAAGACCAACCTAAAGAACTTTCTCTTTCACTCGGTGAAACGCAAGATTCTATTATGACGAAGAATGATGCGTATGATGCATTTTTCAAAAAAGACGACAACAGAACCATGTTGGAAAGTCTGGACAAAGAAGAGGACAGCTTATACAACTACGATGACCAATTGTCATTAGCACAGAAAAGAAAAATTGATTCATTAAAAGCCGTTTCTTCAAGACAAAACCAATATCGTGAAAAAGGAAATCCATCTTCTTACTATAACCCTAATTCATCTCAGAGAGAAGATAAAGATTACCAAAGATCTTCGGAAATTATCAGAATGCTGAATGATAAATCTTACGGAAAACAAGAAAATGGATATGATTCAGAAAGTTCGAAAGTTACATCTAAAAATGAGCCACAAGATCCAGTAAAATATCTGAAACAGCAAATGCTGGTAATGGATTCTTTAGAAAAAGCTAGAGATCCAGAGTATCAAAGCAAACTCGCAGCCGAACAAAAACTTAAAACCAATAAAGAAAAAATGAACGAGTTTCTTAATTCGACATTCAATGTAAGCAAATCAGGAATTAACAACGATTTCAATGCTTTTTACAAGGAAAAAGAAAACAGCTTTATCAAAGCCGTGATAGATGAAAATAACAAAGGATTTCTTGGAAGCAGGATTAGATTTCGATTGTTGGAAGACATCTTTGTAAGCAACAGAAAAATAAGCAAAGGCTCCATTTTATATGGTCAAATTTCGGGATTTTCTATGCAAAGAGTTGATTTGAATATTGTGTCCGTATTCACGAAAGGAGAAATTTTTCCTGTCAATCTTTCTATCTATGATGTGGATGGTATGAAAGGATTGTATGTACCCCAAAGTGTTTTCAGAGATATGATTCGGGAAATGGGGAGCAATTCCATACAAGGAACTCAAATGGATATGGGAGGACAAGGATTTTTTACCAGTCTCGGTTCTAAATTATTTACATCTACTTCCAAATCCATTACCAACCTGATTAAAACCAATAAAGCCAAGTTGAAATACAATTCTTATGTATTCCTGATTGACGAAAAACAACTGAAAGATTCACAAAACCAACAAAAAATAAAATAA
- a CDS encoding type IV secretion system DNA-binding domain-containing protein: MQEQQHQIKIYGFLQKAVYAIVALDCASLFYLNANIPVVSNLLKNFSKMSFIYPPINAKFATLILIGLVAVGTKAKKKKDLNIATEIVVPMVMGLLMIFSSLVWQNEAGNQNIPKVFPGMNLYQVIYAVLSFLGAVILQMGADSISKLMQQKMGKDRWNVEEESFDQNQELIKSDTNINIPYLFRYKGKSNKGWINLNPFRGTIVIGTPGSGKSFGVINPAIRQMIAKGFCLCIYDFKFPDLAQIAYYHYLMKKSKDSDYKYSFHVINLNEVEKSKRVNPFHKKYIQTLAEAQEMAESMVSSLQKGGSSSGGGSEAFFTQSAINFLASCIYFFAKLENGKYSDLPHILSFMNRSYQEIFDSLFKNEEIGSLLSPFKTAYDNKAFDQLEGQIGTLKIFLSRLATKESFWVFSGDEVELKITDRENPSILILASDPGTQDINSALYSAVLNRTLRLINSKHNLQGGIIADEFPTIYIHKIDNVVATARSNKVAVLLGLQEIPQLRQFYKKEVADTISAIVGNILSGSARDKNTLEWLEKLFGKIKQKSFSQSISQQGTTTSINEKMDFMIPAGKIAALRTGEMVGMIAQGEENDTDEYKTSAINGKINLDMKAIKQEEQNYVPMPVYYSFIDKAGNNRKEEVLMTNFRKINKEVELIVNENIKTA, from the coding sequence ATGCAAGAGCAACAACATCAAATTAAGATTTACGGATTCCTGCAAAAAGCAGTGTATGCGATTGTGGCTTTAGATTGTGCATCACTTTTTTATCTCAATGCCAATATTCCTGTAGTTTCCAATTTATTGAAGAATTTCAGCAAAATGAGTTTCATTTATCCTCCAATCAATGCCAAGTTTGCCACATTGATTTTGATAGGATTGGTAGCTGTTGGAACGAAAGCCAAAAAAAAGAAAGACTTAAACATTGCTACAGAAATTGTAGTTCCTATGGTTATGGGATTGCTTATGATTTTTTCATCTTTGGTATGGCAGAACGAGGCTGGAAATCAAAATATTCCGAAAGTCTTTCCCGGAATGAATCTTTATCAGGTAATTTATGCTGTTCTTTCTTTTTTAGGAGCAGTAATTCTTCAAATGGGGGCTGACAGCATTTCCAAACTAATGCAACAAAAAATGGGAAAAGACCGATGGAATGTAGAGGAAGAATCTTTTGACCAAAATCAGGAATTGATAAAATCAGACACTAATATCAACATTCCTTATTTATTCAGATACAAAGGAAAAAGTAATAAAGGTTGGATTAATCTAAATCCTTTTCGTGGAACAATAGTGATTGGAACACCTGGTTCCGGAAAATCTTTCGGGGTCATTAATCCTGCTATCCGACAAATGATTGCGAAAGGTTTTTGCCTTTGCATTTATGATTTTAAATTTCCCGATTTGGCACAGATTGCCTACTATCATTATCTGATGAAAAAAAGTAAAGATTCGGATTATAAATACAGCTTTCATGTAATTAACTTAAATGAAGTCGAAAAATCAAAAAGAGTCAATCCATTTCATAAAAAGTATATCCAAACTTTGGCGGAAGCACAGGAAATGGCAGAATCAATGGTGTCATCATTGCAAAAAGGAGGTTCAAGTTCTGGAGGTGGTTCTGAAGCATTTTTTACTCAATCAGCCATCAACTTTTTGGCTTCCTGTATTTATTTCTTTGCAAAACTAGAAAACGGAAAATATTCAGACTTGCCCCATATTCTTTCTTTTATGAATCGCAGCTATCAAGAAATTTTTGATTCATTATTTAAGAATGAAGAGATTGGTTCCTTGCTTTCACCCTTCAAAACAGCCTATGATAACAAAGCTTTTGACCAATTGGAAGGACAAATAGGAACATTAAAAATATTCCTTTCCCGATTGGCGACAAAAGAAAGTTTTTGGGTTTTTTCAGGAGATGAAGTCGAATTAAAAATTACAGACAGAGAAAATCCTTCCATTCTAATTCTCGCTTCTGACCCAGGAACACAGGATATTAATTCGGCGCTGTATTCCGCAGTTCTGAACAGAACATTACGTTTGATTAATTCCAAACATAATTTACAAGGAGGAATTATCGCCGATGAGTTTCCTACCATTTACATACATAAAATTGATAATGTGGTAGCTACCGCAAGAAGCAATAAAGTTGCTGTATTATTAGGATTGCAAGAAATACCACAACTTCGCCAGTTTTATAAAAAAGAAGTCGCAGATACTATTTCTGCCATTGTTGGGAATATTCTTTCTGGTTCGGCGAGAGATAAAAACACTTTGGAGTGGCTTGAAAAACTATTCGGAAAAATCAAGCAGAAATCGTTTTCCCAATCCATTTCCCAACAAGGAACTACAACCAGTATTAATGAAAAAATGGATTTTATGATTCCTGCCGGAAAAATAGCAGCATTGAGAACAGGAGAAATGGTAGGAATGATTGCGCAGGGAGAAGAAAATGATACCGATGAATACAAAACATCAGCAATTAATGGGAAAATCAATTTGGATATGAAAGCCATCAAGCAAGAAGAACAAAACTACGTTCCGATGCCAGTTTACTATTCATTTATAGATAAAGCTGGAAACAATCGCAAAGAAGAAGTTCTGATGACTAACTTCAGAAAAATCAACAAGGAAGTAGAACTCATTGTCAATGAAAACATAAAAACAGCATAA
- the traN gene encoding conjugative transposon protein TraN, which produces MRTILYSLLLCTAQFLTAQTATKEQLSSDLPEIEITEGINLHIISPEPIQYVDLSTLKLTGDLPATNIARIKITDSPESNETEKIIKQTTFTSGQNIGIITVVGQSFIAQYKAIYRNSENLNTITNIHIQPEDMQPIEFDKMVFSNLELRKFAMDIIQKKSEKNPIRKEKNLQLNIQLNNVYVMSDYIFLDMTVKNNSNLSYDIDDLKFSIEDKIIYKATNNQSIEMTPVFQLNPQKHFRKNFRNIYVFKKFTFPNSKVMMIRLIEEQLSGRTIEMKINYSDILKADTF; this is translated from the coding sequence ATGAGAACGATATTATATAGTCTGTTACTATGTACAGCACAATTTTTAACCGCACAAACTGCAACCAAAGAACAATTGAGTTCCGATTTACCCGAAATAGAAATTACGGAAGGCATTAACCTGCATATCATTTCACCGGAACCGATTCAGTACGTTGATTTATCTACTCTAAAACTTACGGGAGATTTGCCAGCTACAAATATTGCCAGAATTAAAATTACGGATAGTCCCGAATCTAATGAGACAGAAAAAATAATAAAGCAGACAACTTTTACAAGTGGACAAAACATTGGAATTATCACCGTTGTCGGACAATCCTTCATCGCCCAGTACAAAGCGATTTACAGAAATTCTGAAAACCTAAATACAATCACCAATATTCATATTCAGCCCGAAGATATGCAACCCATTGAGTTTGATAAAATGGTTTTTTCTAATCTTGAATTGAGAAAGTTTGCAATGGATATTATTCAGAAAAAATCAGAAAAAAATCCAATCAGGAAAGAGAAAAATCTTCAACTCAATATTCAGTTGAACAATGTTTATGTAATGAGTGACTACATATTTTTAGATATGACGGTTAAAAACAACTCCAATTTGAGTTATGACATTGATGACTTGAAATTCTCTATAGAAGACAAAATAATATATAAAGCCACAAACAATCAGAGTATTGAGATGACTCCCGTTTTTCAACTGAATCCTCAAAAACACTTCCGTAAAAATTTCAGAAATATTTATGTCTTTAAAAAATTCACTTTTCCAAACTCAAAAGTGATGATGATACGATTAATTGAAGAACAACTTTCAGGACGCACCATTGAAATGAAGATCAACTATTCGGACATTCTAAAAGCAGATACCTTTTAA
- a CDS encoding DUF6449 domain-containing protein, with protein sequence MMDSESFRFEEADSKNQKSSQQLDWEENNLKFDDLFSPDDFKEKDEKLNINNQTPNIMETQKEFDQVEYLKNQLKYLGFGEGEKLHKDLEKGIKSKNQQFEIKTTSDKALPENKVDFTLKFNKTDSGGIFLNSYNAKLTNEKNEEISHNFPVNRENTFTAKEAINLLEGRSVKIEFHNPKSDQQETAFVQFNFDEPKTEKGNYLFQNFYKNYGVEADKIVEKSNLIFDKPEYKENTIKSLEKGNIVKVKFEQDDKVIEGKAILNPQNRNLKLYDSDMNRINTNKPLEGLEQDNKHEKNNVKEQSIKR encoded by the coding sequence ATGATGGACAGTGAATCATTCCGATTTGAAGAAGCAGATAGCAAAAATCAGAAGAGTTCCCAGCAACTAGATTGGGAAGAAAACAATCTAAAGTTTGACGATCTGTTTTCACCAGATGATTTTAAAGAAAAAGACGAAAAATTAAATATTAACAATCAAACCCCAAACATTATGGAAACACAAAAAGAATTCGACCAAGTGGAATATCTAAAAAATCAGTTAAAATACCTTGGTTTCGGCGAAGGAGAAAAACTTCACAAAGATTTAGAAAAAGGTATCAAATCTAAAAATCAACAATTTGAAATCAAGACCACTTCCGACAAAGCATTGCCTGAAAACAAAGTGGACTTTACCTTGAAGTTTAACAAAACAGATAGTGGTGGTATTTTTCTCAATTCGTACAACGCAAAATTGACAAACGAAAAAAATGAGGAGATTTCTCATAATTTTCCAGTCAACCGAGAAAACACGTTTACAGCAAAAGAAGCCATCAATCTTTTAGAAGGCAGAAGTGTAAAAATAGAATTTCACAATCCGAAAAGCGACCAGCAGGAAACTGCTTTTGTACAGTTCAATTTTGACGAACCTAAAACAGAAAAAGGAAATTATCTGTTCCAAAATTTCTATAAAAATTACGGTGTGGAAGCTGATAAAATTGTAGAAAAATCCAACCTTATTTTTGACAAACCTGAATATAAAGAAAACACCATCAAATCTTTGGAAAAGGGAAATATCGTAAAGGTGAAATTTGAGCAAGATGATAAAGTTATAGAAGGAAAAGCCATACTCAACCCTCAAAACAGAAATCTCAAACTCTATGATTCTGATATGAACCGAATCAATACCAACAAACCTTTAGAAGGTCTCGAACAAGACAATAAGCACGAAAAAAATAATGTAAAAGAACAAAGCATTAAACGATAA
- a CDS encoding type IV secretion system protein produces MNKKFTLLFCLLAIVLPIMGFSQTDGDYSNLLQFLKGDGAFEKWFMEVFTKLDNSVQDSAQGSALVGKAIGGLGALMYLGYMGWQMAAGDREWEITPMLKPILIGFTLVYWTGFVNLIQAPFEAIAQPGIVIFSDIESEVNDLRVQRFKKQQQLLDAVIKLNAEEDAKQEVINNTSQNADDSWFDVSEGLDKLIQPIKEWQIRMQFQMQKLVAEVIEFVCLSILRICVYLIFFIQKIWAYILIILGPIAVGMALVPGFENSLYSWVSKFININLYTFVAYTIINIGQQLIASGYTMEIERYDTLLSNGTIINLDALMVYVSNSGMIYNQLFTCVAYIVTGIGVLMTPTIADTIVTAGGAGAMTKMKSAVGKMTSSAKTAILTAKTGGASTVAAATKSVAAGSASGRVQEAMKNRK; encoded by the coding sequence ATGAATAAAAAATTCACCTTATTATTTTGTCTTTTGGCAATAGTATTGCCAATTATGGGATTTTCCCAAACAGACGGCGATTACAGCAATCTGCTCCAGTTTTTAAAAGGCGATGGTGCTTTTGAAAAATGGTTTATGGAAGTCTTTACCAAGCTGGACAATAGTGTGCAAGATAGCGCACAAGGTTCAGCTTTGGTAGGAAAAGCGATTGGAGGATTAGGAGCTTTGATGTATCTCGGATATATGGGTTGGCAAATGGCAGCTGGGGACAGAGAATGGGAAATCACACCCATGCTAAAACCAATTCTGATTGGATTTACACTTGTGTATTGGACAGGATTTGTCAATCTGATTCAAGCTCCTTTTGAAGCCATTGCCCAACCTGGAATTGTCATCTTCAGTGACATCGAATCTGAAGTCAATGATTTACGAGTGCAAAGATTCAAAAAGCAGCAACAACTATTAGATGCTGTTATCAAACTCAATGCGGAAGAAGATGCAAAACAGGAAGTCATCAATAATACCAGTCAAAACGCCGATGATTCTTGGTTTGATGTAAGTGAGGGATTGGATAAATTAATTCAGCCCATCAAAGAATGGCAGATCAGAATGCAATTTCAGATGCAAAAATTAGTCGCCGAAGTCATTGAATTTGTCTGCCTTTCCATCTTGAGAATTTGTGTGTATCTCATTTTCTTTATCCAAAAAATTTGGGCATACATTCTAATTATTTTAGGACCTATCGCAGTTGGAATGGCATTAGTTCCAGGATTTGAAAATTCCTTGTACAGCTGGGTATCCAAATTTATCAATATCAATCTCTACACTTTTGTAGCATATACCATTATCAATATCGGACAGCAACTCATTGCTTCTGGCTATACCATGGAAATAGAACGATACGACACCCTTCTATCCAATGGTACCATCATCAATTTGGATGCTTTAATGGTCTATGTAAGTAATTCCGGGATGATTTACAACCAACTCTTTACTTGCGTTGCCTATATCGTTACAGGAATTGGAGTTCTGATGACACCCACCATTGCTGACACCATTGTTACTGCAGGAGGAGCTGGAGCGATGACCAAAATGAAAAGTGCTGTAGGAAAAATGACGAGCAGTGCCAAAACAGCAATATTAACTGCAAAAACAGGAGGAGCTTCTACAGTCGCAGCAGCAACAAAATCCGTAGCAGCAGGTTCTGCATCGGGAAGAGTTCAGGAAGCAATGAAAAACAGAAAATAA
- the traK gene encoding conjugative transposon protein TraK gives MLIKNIEQRIKINKVVSISVIVFAVFIVIAGFFFAYRMIEDSRKSIYILDNGVPVLAKQSDVLLNRPVEYKAQIELFHRLFFTLAPDDVYIKDNIQKSLYLIDDSGKKEYTNLKEKGFYNQIIASSSMVSIHADSIALNMEQKKFAFFGKQMITRKSSVITRKLITEGYFDDIIRSPNNPHGVMLKNWRILDNEEISNQTKNSY, from the coding sequence ATGCTTATTAAAAATATAGAACAAAGAATTAAAATCAACAAGGTGGTTTCCATCTCCGTCATAGTGTTTGCAGTCTTCATCGTTATTGCAGGTTTCTTCTTTGCCTACAGAATGATTGAAGATTCCAGAAAGTCCATTTACATCCTAGATAATGGAGTTCCTGTATTGGCAAAGCAATCTGATGTCTTGCTGAATCGTCCTGTTGAGTACAAAGCACAAATTGAGCTATTCCATCGATTGTTTTTTACGCTCGCACCAGACGATGTTTACATCAAAGACAATATTCAGAAGTCATTATATCTCATTGATGATAGCGGAAAAAAAGAATACACCAATCTAAAAGAAAAAGGATTTTACAATCAAATCATCGCATCTAGTTCAATGGTCAGTATTCACGCAGATTCTATTGCACTCAATATGGAGCAAAAGAAGTTTGCTTTTTTCGGAAAGCAGATGATTACGAGAAAATCTTCCGTCATTACAAGAAAGCTAATCACTGAAGGTTATTTTGATGACATTATCCGAAGCCCTAACAATCCTCATGGCGTAATGCTTAAAAACTGGCGAATCCTAGACAACGAAGAAATCTCTAACCAAACCAAAAACTCATATTAA